One stretch of Armigeres subalbatus isolate Guangzhou_Male chromosome 2, GZ_Asu_2, whole genome shotgun sequence DNA includes these proteins:
- the LOC134215234 gene encoding microfibril-associated glycoprotein 4-like — protein MGPRRLWVVLLLAVIYYLEWIACAVGPTSDSVEAEPGLDYQKLLAKLEILDTKITRVEVASREQFSSLESKLDRIMNLVDGISQSMHATQKDIGTARAEIQLFQNESLEQLEALAGSVSIIESLLVEGHRQKQTQPVRGESIRVFATKPTTYDSCDFAPGNVSRVEKILPDPGFGAPFQVFCDQDYAGGGWIVIQNRFNGSVDFYRGWKEYKNGFGNLNGEFWLGLDKLHALTYSAPYELHVLLEDFKNSTVVAKYTQFAVGNEHESFAITKLGDYSGTAGDGLSYHRNSKFSTMDINNDVAGNNGGVDWTGAWWYRKGHFSNLNGQYLSGKVDHTKFHGKGMTWNPFRGDDYSLKRSRMMVKRISI, from the exons ATGGGCCCTCGCCGCTTATGGGTGGTTCTTCTCTTGGCTGTGATTTACTACCTCGAGTGGATTGCGTGCGCGGTAGGTCCAACGTCGGACAGCGTTGAGGCAGAGCCCGGTCTCGATTACCAGAAGCTGCTCGCCAAACTCGAGATATTGGATACGAA AATCACCCGCGTGGAAGTAGCATCACGAGAGCAGTTTTCATCACTAGAATCGAAGCTTGATAGAATCATGAACCTGGTCGATGGCATTAGCCAGTCCATGCATGCCACCCAAAAAGATATCGGAACGGCTAGGGCGGAAATTCAGTTGTTCCAAAATGAATCGCTCGAGCAGTTGGAAGCGCTAGCCGGCAGTGTATCAATTATTGAGTCACTATTAGTTGAAGGCCACCGACAAAAACAAACACAACCAGTGAGAGGTGAATCGATTCGAGTGTTTGCAACTAAACCAACAACTTACGATAGCTGTGATTTTGCACCTGGCAATGTTTCTCGAGTCGAAAAGATTTTACCCGATCCAGGGTTTGGAGCGCCTTTCCAAGTATTCTGTGACCAGGATTATGCTGGCGGCGGGTGGATAGTCATTCAGAACCGATTTAATGGCTCGGTAGATTTCTATCGCGGTTGGAAAGAGTATAAAAAtggatttggaaatttgaatggtGAATTTTGGCTGGGACTCGACAAGTTACACGCTTTGACTTATTCGGCACCGTATGAACTGCACGTATTGCTGGAAGACTTCAAAAATTCAACTGTAGTGGCTAAATATACACAGTTTGCGGTAGGGAATGAACATGAATCGTTTGCTATAACAAAATTGGGAGACTATAGTGGAACGGCGGGGGATGGATTAAGCTACCACAGGAACTCAAAGTTCTCTACAATGGATATCAATAATGATGTAGCGGGTAACAATGGTGGAGTCGATTGGACGGGCGCATGGTGGTATCGCAAAGGACACTTCAG TAATCTCAACGGTCAATATTTGTCAGGAAAGGTTGATCACacaaaattccacgggaaaggAATGACTTGGAATCCTTTTAGAGGCGATGATTACTCACTGAAAAGGTCAAGAATGATGGTAAAACGAATATCGATTTAG
- the LOC134215232 gene encoding ficolin-1-like, producing MICDAKMSTIKLVFKTYLLVLSVITVASQQEFGYELLVAKLEALEDRFVKRDTALQIYESCDNVPSKISGVYNIQIGPQETKRIFCDQEYNGGGWAVIQRRFDGSVNFFRGWEEYKRGFGNMNDGEFWLGLDIIHQLTYSGHNELMVLLEDFEGNSTNAKLDKFEIAAQQEGYKATVAGMSGTAGDSILFINDRKFTTFDVDNDMHSSNCATMFHGAWWYTKCHSSNLNGKYLRGETTEYATGMVWKSFRGHHYALKSSRMMIRRKKPNK from the exons ATGATTTGTGATGCCAAGATGAGCacaattaaattagtttttaaaacTTATCTATTAGTTTTATCAGTAATCACAGTTGCTTCTCAGCAAGAATTTGGCTACGAATTACTGGTGGCAAAACTCGAAGCACTGGAAGACCGTTTTGTCAAACGCGATACCGCATTGCAAATTTACGAATCCTGTGACAATGTTCCGTCAAAGATTTCCGGAGTGTACAACATCCAAATCGGTCCTCAAGAAACGAAACGCATCTTCTGTGATCAGGAATATAACGGAGGTGGATGGGCTGTGATCCAGCGGCGCTTCGATGGATCAGTGAACTTCTTCCGAGGATGGGAAGAATACAAGCGTGGATTTGGTAACATGAATGATGGAGAGTTTTGGCTTGGATTGGACATCATACATCAGCTAACTTACTCGGGACATAATGAGCTAATGGTTTTGCTGGAAGATTTCGAAGGAAACTCAACGAATGCAAAGCTGGACAAATTTGAAATAGCAGCACAGCAGGAAGGGTACAAAGCAACAGTAGCAGGAATGAGTGGCACTGCCGGTGATTCAATATTGTTCATTAATGATCGCAAATTTACTACGTTCGACGTAGATAACGATATGCATTCCTCTAATTGCGCCACAATGTTTCATGGAGCTTGGTGGTATACTAAATGCCATTCCAG CAACTTGAATGGGAAATATCTGAGGGGCGAAACAACCGAATATGCTACGGGTATGGTATGGAAATCTTTTCGTGGACATCATTACGCTCTTAAATCATCGAGAATGATGATCAGAAGAAAGAagccaaataaataa
- the LOC134215233 gene encoding ficolin-1-like: MTSLVYIPQLLIILKILISANPLPPGSYKIHISTHHLPELDSELSNGTESIVSELRPIHELLKSREDEAKVYETCDEAPWDKSGVYNIRVSPQERKRVYCDQEYEGGGWAVIQWRFDGSVNFYRGWAEYRHGFGNIDGGEFWLGLDIIHQLTYSGPHELLIILEDFEGNTTIARYDRFEIAAENEMYKATLADGFSGSAGDSISYIKGRRFTTFDKDNDSLNNKNCAVINHGAWWYDRCHYSNLNGKYLTGIKKEGSAAMVWQSFRGMYSLKQSKMMIRRRQ, encoded by the exons ATGACTTCTCTCGTGTACATACCGcaacttttgattattttaaaaatattaatcAGTGCAAATCCGCTGCCACCAGGTAGTTACAAAATTCACATCTCCACACACCATCTCCCTGAATTAGATTCTGAACTTTCAAATGGAACGGAATCGATTGTAAGCGAATTGAGACCCATTCATGAGCTGCTGAAGTCACGCGAAGATGAAGCAAAAGTTTACGAAACATGTGATGAAGCACCGTGGGATAAGTCCGGAGTATACAACATCCGGGTCAGTCCGCAGGAGAGAAAGCGCGTGTATTGCGATCAGGAGTATGAAGGCGGTGGTTGGGCCGTGATTCAATGGCGCTTCGACGGTTCGGTCAATTTCTACCGAGGATGGGCAGAATATCGGCATGGGTTCGGGAACATTGATGGCGGTGAATTTTGGCTTGGATTGGACATCATTCATCAACTGACATACTCTGGCCCACACGAGCTATTGATTATTCTGGAAGACTTCGAGGGAAACACAACTATCGCAAGATATGACAGGTTTGAAATAGCAGCGGAGAACGAAATGTATAAGGCGACTTTGGCTGACGGATTTAGTGGATCGGCGGGCGATTCTATCTCATATATAAAGGGACGCAGATTTACTACGTTCGATAAGGATAATGACTcattgaataataaaaattgcgCAGTTATTAATCATGGAGCCTGGTGGTATGATAGATGCCACTACAG CAACTTGAATGGTAAGTACTTGACAGGAATAAAAAAGGAAGGTTCAGCGGCAATGGTGTGGCAATCTTTCCGCGGTATGTATTCGCTGAAACAATCCAAAATGATGATAAGAAGAAGACAATAA